The genome window TGGTATAATCAACAAGAAGCTCTCATCCCCACATTGTCAATTTTCTTATGCGAGATTTGGGTGAATGCAGATttaaatgaacaaaatatgAAGTGAAATTTGAGTAAATTGTTGTTTTTACCTTGAATGTTGTGAATCATGGGGGATGGAACAGCAACACTAGTAGTGGGGCCAGTGGTGTGAGAAGCAACCATATTAGCATGGCTTGTTGGAGATGTGGTGGTGACGTTGAGACTGTAATTGAGGTGGTGTGGGTCCATGTTCTTCATGTTCATGACCTTCATCTCATCTTCTTGATGGTATTCTTTCCTTGACATTGCTGCCCCATGGCTCATGATCTCACTCAGCAACAGGCTTGTGCAAGGCCCAGTGTTGTTATTAGTTTGCTCATGAGTTCCATGGTTGGGAACATCAACCACATTAGACAGCTCAGAGAAGCAAAACCCTTGCGTGAAATTGCAATTCGGATTCGGATGCATCGGAAAAAAGAAGGGTTCGGGCAAGAGCTCGCTGTGATGCTGATGATGAGGCTGAAAGAAACTGCTCTGCTGGTTCACAGAAGCAGTGGGAGAGTTAATTGAAACGTCATGAGCAGCAAAGTTGGAGGAGAACCCCATGGAGAAGGCCTTGTTGTTTGGTGCTGATTTGGGAGATGATTTTTCAgaggaggatgaggaggaagaaggggCAGCAGCATTGATGATGTTGAGACTGCTTGTGGAGACGGGTGTGGTGAGAGGAAGGTGGGTGTGGTGATGGGTTTGTTGTTTGGATGAGTTGTGGAGGTGGCGAAGCTTGTGCTTGCTTCTTGATTTCCTGTTCTGGAACCAGTAGAAAACGTTGGCGTCCCCAACTTGGCCATACTCTTGCAGCTGAGCCCTGATCTTCCTAATCTCATCCCTCGGAGGGTTCACCATCCCAGAGTTGAAGATGGCTTCGAGGATGCGAATTTGCTCTGGTTTTGGGTTCCATCTAGGCTTTGGCTCCGGACTTCTTTCTTCACACCCAGCGACTGTTGCATTCacataattaaaatcaaacatCTACTTGCACATAAGATTAAATGTATATGAGTTTGTAACTTAACTAACAAATTATACAAAACTAAAggattttctttgaaattaatatcaattggAAAGGGTTTGGTATAAATGAGTGTTGAGGACGGTTACCTGAGGAGTAAGATGGTCGGTGACATCCATTTGAAACGAGAGAAGGGTTGATGTCATGCTGCCATTGGTGGTGGGTGCTGCAGTTTGCAGGCTTGGACTTGAACATGCTAGGCCAGTGTCTGTTTGATGAAgccatgatgatgatgaccaAAGGGATacgacacagagagagagagagagacagacagacagacagagagagagacacagagagagagctagTAGATATTAAAGGAGCTATAGCTATAGCCAGCCAAAAGAGAAACCCTTTTTGCTGCAAAGGCTAgctcttgttttgtttttctggcACTACTGGATGGATATATCCTCTCTAGCCCAGCATAACATCACTTCTTATAGTCTCATCATCACCTACTCCTTTCTCCTGTGTGAGTTGAATATATTTTgcatttaattaatcaacACCAGTCCTTCCCATCTCccaaagaaattataaaaatggaaCATGTCTATTGatgatgaaaaagaaattatatatatgttaaaataaagaaatttaatttgatgGATAAAATGGGCAAAACCCACAACAGGAATCGCCTGCGAGAAAGATAAACAAGAAAGGAAacggaaataaataaaaaggtagGATGTGTActgaagaaattaaaagagagAGTAGTCTCAACCCAtccctcttcttttttagAGAGCTTTTGCTTTAATATATTGATGATGAAATGGAATGGAATGCTTGTTCTCTACTCAATACTCAAAGTACAACCCAATTCCCCCCCGGACGAGAAGCAAAGGGAACATAGAAAAGAATACCTGCTGGGGGCTTAATTAGAATCTTCATCAGAGATGACAGACCAAGCTCTTAAtgcaaaggagagagagagagagagagagagagagagagaggtataGAAAAGTGAGGGTTGTTCTGATCAGTTTGTCTCCTTCTCTTTCATatacaatttttcttttcagatttgTAAAGAGAGTGATCAGTTTGGGGTTCGCTTGCAGTGAGTGGATATTAATGGTGAGGGAGAGATGAAGTGAGGTTTTTGGGATTATTCTAATGGAAAAGGTTGTTGTAGAGGAATAAATAGGGGCAATGTGAGGGTGGGGGAGATGGTTTGAAAGTCAAGGCCAAGGCCATGGGGCATGTAATTTGTAGAGTTTAATTGGAAAGCGGTGGTGGGAGTCGTGGTAGAGTAATTGCATATTTCAtatttgggtttattttgaGCAAAAGTTTGGATTGACTCGAGggcatttatttattatactttttgaaattaattggaAATCGTCTTCCTATATGTtcttctaatttattcaaGGAGGAGATGAAGCACTTTGATTGATCTCGTCGTATAGGATGAAACGACATGACACTTGAAAAGCTTGCACGCAACGCATACAGATACAGTGGAAGTGGCAGTTCAAAttcaaaggaagaaaatttcTGGAGGCAATGGAAGGTTATAGTTGTGGGACGTGACAATGGTGCTTGCCCTGCTCTTTCTGCTTTTAGTTTGATAGTAGATAGATAGCTTTCATCAGCTGATGGGTCAGTCGACTGATCACAAAACTTCTTCCTCAACAATCATTTTGATTCTGCAGCCTAGAAAAGTTAAAAGGCAATTTGAGTAACATTTACATGAATGCATGTAAACAtcatttctttataaaaagaaaaattgaacagtGCTAATTaattcatctttattttttttaatacaagacATGTTGATggagaatttgattttgagttagATATTTTAACTTAACGTAGTTGATCATCATATGTTTCATATACtttaatataaacaaattcataTACGTTTAGATTAGCAAAATTTAGATATGTGAGTAAAGAGCgtattgaaaatataaatctCACATCGGGAGACATTCTAAACCTTACCCATTAAGAACCCCTTAACTACTTATCAATTAAGTTTGAGTTAGATAATTCAACTTTGACTTAACAACTAATTAAACAAGACCACTTCCCTGATTGGCTTGGATTTACTTTTTAATCTCATGCGCAACATCTTATTTGTAGACTTGACTGTGGTATCTGGTATGGTAGACAAAGATCTGAGGCAACGGACCCACGGGGAGATATAGAGTTGATCTCTAGTCCTGGCTCGTGTTGAAATATGAATGGGACGAAGATAAGATAAAACTACTTAGGAATTAATTTTAGTGgtaataaatcaaattcctaaaATATGCAGAGATTAGGGTTCACACTTTGGTCTACACGATTAAATGCAATATTAAGTCTGTGCTGCCATTTGTTTGTCGAGAGTTAGGCAGTGAAACAGGCAAAAAGATAAGAAGAGCATGTTGAGGGAGAAAATTACTCAATCCTAACTCGATTTGCTGAATTGGAgtgatttgaattttgttgggGACTGAGCTGTTTATGTGTATTGAGAACTCGATCCATCTGTGAACATCGAGAGCACGCATTTATTATGGTCTGATGCTTAATATTGGGTAATTACACTGGAATTTTGATTCAGAAttccatataaaaaaatatggaaagGTGTTCGATATATATTATgtgcatgtatatatatatatagcttggAAATAGAAGtcagacagagacagagataatatatatatatatatatatatatacacataataTTGCAACAGCAAAGTTTAACATGGAGTCTTTGGGGGAGATGATCAAAGCATGCAGCAGATCTATGTTATTGTGTGTGGACTATGCTATGCGTGtcccagagagagagagagagagagagagagagagagagagagaggaaagggTGTAAAGATTTGGTCTAAGCTGTGTCGGTTCGATTCCGACATGCAAAGCTCACTCCCAACTCATTAGTTACTATTCAAATAACAAAGTCCAAATCCCTCTTTGGCCTCTTTGTCCAATGTCCACACCCCACCCCTTTTCTAAGGCTAAACTATCTTCTGTAACCCCTGGGACTTGGGTGGCGGTAATTAACAATACCAAGCATATTATAATGCATAACAAGCTAAACGTGGGGTCCAATTGATCTACCAATGTCTTTAGATAAACATATGACAATTAAACACTAAGAGATACAATTAGACTTAAAATTAATGCataattcagaatttttttttaatacaagcgagtGAGAGGGAATTTGAATACATGACCTCGAGTGCAAAGATAACTGCTTTTAACCACTTGAATTGTCAATTCTTTGcacaatttaaatttttatgttcCCAACAAGCTCAAAGTCATTAGAGGAGTTCACTGAAGTTGAGTGGGGAACTATGGTTTGGAATTTGGAAGGGTGGAGGAGAAAGGGAGCTGTCAAGACCATGGCAGTAGCTAATTAGAATGTTTCCTATTAAAATATCATGTATATTGAATGATATGCAAGAATGTTTCAAGCTTCAAGtccttttgaatttcaatcGAAACCCTAAATGGTTGGATATGCAAAACCTAAccatcaaatcaaaacaacTTGACCgacccaaaaatgaaaaatcaaaaccacTTTGATCTATATATTTCCCATGCCCATAACGCCATTAGATCAAAATGGGACCACGGCCTCTGCGAGTGTGTATGAGTGTGACTGCATATAAGTGTTTGGGGGAGACAGACAGAAAAGTATGCAGAAACTGGGAAAGAAGAAGGCATCGCATATTTATAGCAACTGGAAGTGGACCTGGACACTAGTTTTCTAGCAGCTTTGGCACTTTGGCTTAATTATGGTGAATCCTCTACGTCCAATGCCCCATCCCTCGCTTTAAAGTGTATATCTTTGGCAGTTTGGCTCTGCTGGGTTTTGGAACTTCAACTTCTGCTCCCACTGCATGTGTACGTACGTGCGTATTGTATTTATTGATTCAATTTCTATGTTTGTGTTCTTGCTTTCCCTTTTCAATCAGATTGCTTTTTCCTTCTCACCAATCTGTCTGCACCAGATTTGGAACAATTAACTCCGTCGAGCCTTTGTCCTTTACTTGCCATTAGACAATTATATATCATCACGATGATCATTACAACATGCCATCACACATAACCTGCAGCTCATATGAACCATGGCCTAAGAACAATTAACTAAACATGATCGTTCTAATTAGCATACTCATGTGCCAGAAAAACGCTTTTATCAGTAGACTGTGAATCTGGTCACACATTCGTATCTATTAACTTAATTAACGATTCATGTTCATAGGACGTCCAACAAGAAAATACTAccaaatttaataatttaccAACTTTATACCACTCAGTGACTCAGTTAGTGTCATCACCTTCCACCCCAATTGGAAGCAAAGGCTTCTGAGTAAGTCCTTTAAAAATGTTGCACTTGCACATGATTACAATAAATAGGGTATTAGTCTAATAATATGCAACATGAAATAGGTATGTGTGTCTTAGCAAAGATTGCGCCAACAGCCTTCAGTAAATGCTAACGTGCATGTAGTAAATACACAACATGATAAGCTTAAATGCTTCAACTAGTTGCACATGCCATGCCACCACCAACATATTATATAACCATATATATACGTACAATTTTAAGTCTgtttcaagtttgaagatCAAAACATGCTTAAAATATATGTTTGGCACAGAAAATTTGGAATCGGAGAGTGAAATTGCCTTTGAATTCGAATGTTGCTTGAAACTTTTTGGAGTTTTGGAGACCTTATTATGTGTTTTGGTGCTGTCCTGTATCAAGAGTTAATCAGAAATGTACTATATTTACTTGCTCGATCACATCtttaaagagataaaactCATGTGAAACTTAAGTAAGATTTcgtatataaataaataatttcacGTAAACCATACATATATACGTGAGAGATGTAATCATGTTACTAACTATAAAATTGATAGTATATGAAGTTACGTACCTAGCCATATTAATACAATCAACTAGATATAAGATAGGATTAGCTATCTGAAAGCGGCTGGACATTCTCGCTTGGAAGACCTTTGAAGAGACTTTAATAACaaagtttataaataaaatggtttaTGACTAATCCACAAATCATGGATATATCCTCGTTGGGAATTGAAGAGCACCTATCTAAATTTGATTAGTTTTGCATAGTTTTGGACAATTCTTAGATATACGCTTTCAGtgtatatttgttttattatgtTGTGATTAATGAATcttcatcatatatatatatatatatatatcataataaaaatttacatGATGAACTCTCGCTCAATTTAGCTAATAGATATAGATGACTAATCTcgaatttgattgattttttacataaataatttttaaatggtGAGGTGATAAGGAGattgtcattt of Prunus dulcis chromosome 4, ALMONDv2, whole genome shotgun sequence contains these proteins:
- the LOC117625730 gene encoding WUSCHEL-related homeobox 9, whose amino-acid sequence is MASSNRHWPSMFKSKPANCSTHHQWQHDINPSLVSNGCHRPSYSSVAGCEERSPEPKPRWNPKPEQIRILEAIFNSGMVNPPRDEIRKIRAQLQEYGQVGDANVFYWFQNRKSRSKHKLRHLHNSSKQQTHHHTHLPLTTPVSTSSLNIINAAAPSSSSSSSEKSSPKSAPNNKAFSMGFSSNFAAHDVSINSPTASVNQQSSFFQPHHQHHSELLPEPFFFPMHPNPNCNFTQGFCFSELSNVVDVPNHGTHEQTNNNTGPCTSLLLSEIMSHGAAMSRKEYHQEDEMKVMNMKNMDPHHLNYSLNVTTTSPTSHANMVASHTTGPTTSVAVPSPMIHNIQGCVGEAGAMDAGGAEKSTVFINDVAFEVGAGPFNVREAFGDDAVLIHSSGHPVLTNEWGLTLHSLHHGAFYYLI